In one Portunus trituberculatus isolate SZX2019 chromosome 31, ASM1759143v1, whole genome shotgun sequence genomic region, the following are encoded:
- the LOC123511479 gene encoding monocarboxylate transporter 13-like, translated as MAPQNTSLEAGDEGVVGGVLAEVSLGSDITSTTPPFPAPLLPTPTLTNMRHPTPSKEDFNTALIVANGGGRGPACRCGARSPDVDGGWAWVVLGAAFLQFFITSALYYSFSVFFVELVAAFQQSRSLTGWVYATNSAVFMCSGPLGGWFLSRCGTRATLNVGAVLAAVGYLGSALSPSLIYIFFFYGVVNGVGTSFTFSGWVVGLARFWERRHALAMGVAMAGSGCGVLLLGPQIQVIVVHFGWRGAMILCAGLYLQLCVLATLYSVPRAPSPCRVLFHCGEEKSESQEEVKRAGETKTRISTDAELKAQHNTKKVLWSSGFCLLAASCFLTVMAITTVFAVLRDWAELEGLGAAFSSALAGSGGGDLLGRVLAGLLVGQGCSPLLLLGVVQLLLAVTIGFAAAASISTQLIAAMVGFGVACGLHSVISALMPSHFTSGEGVGHVLGCLLFVTGIGALVGPPVTGAIVDLCHSYGSAMVLCITAPALASILNLAAYFCHRRQHTQTRPGVTKQIVARSNV; from the exons ATGGCGCCACAAAACACGTCACTGGAGGCTGGCGACGAGGGGGTGGTAGGCGGCGTGCTAGCGGAGGTCAGCCTGGGCAGtgacatcacctccaccacaccccCCTTCCCAGCCCCCTTGCTGCCCACGCCCACCCTCACCAACATGCGGCACCCAACGCCCTCCAAAGAAGACTTCAACACCGCTCTCATTGTTGCGAATGGAG GAGGCAGAGGCCCTGCATGCCGGTGCGGCGCCCGCAGCCCTGATGTGGACGGCGGGTGGGCGTGGGTGGTGCTGGGGGCTGCCTTCCTGCAGTTCTTCATTACCTCAG CCCTGTACTACTCCTTCAGTGTGTTCTTCGTGGAGCTGGTGGCGGCGTTCCAGCAGTCCCGCAGCCTCACAGGCTGGGTGTATGCCACCAACTCGGCAGTCTTTATGTGCAGTGGACCGCTCGGGGGATGGTTCCTCTCTCGCTGTGGGACGCGTGCCACGCTCAACGTGGGCGCAGTGTTGGCGGCAGTGGGCTATCTGGGATCCGCTCTCTCTCCAAGCCTCatctatatcttctttttttacggTGTGGTGAATG GAGTGGGCACCAGCTTTACCTTCTCCGGTTGGGTTGTGGGCCTCGCCAGGTTCTGGGAGAGGCGGCACGCCCTGGCAATGGGCGTGGCCATGGCAGGGTCTGGCTGCGGTGTGCTGTTACTAGGACCACAGATACAGGTGATAGTGGTTCACTTTGGGTGGCGCGGCGCCATGATCCTATGCGCTGGTCTCTACCTTCAGTTATGTGTTCTCGCCACCCTCTATTCCGTCCCCAGGGCGCCTTCGCCCTGCCGCGTCCTCTTCCACTGCGGTGAAGAGAAATCAGAATCtcaggaagaagtgaagagagcAGGGGAAACGAAGACGAGGATAAGCACAGACGCAGAGTTGAAGGCACAGCACAACACGAAGAAGGTACTGTGGTCGTCGGGCTTCTGCCTGCTGGCAGCGTCTTGCTTCCTGACCGTCATGGCGATTACCACGGTGTTCGCGGTGCTCAGGGACTGGGCAGAGCTGGAGGGGCTCGGGGCTGCCTTTTCTTCAGCACTGGCGGGAAGCGGCGGCGGAGACCTGCTAGGTCGCGTGCTGGCGGGCCTGCTGGTGGGTCAGGGCTGTTCGCCGCTCCTGCTGCTAGGTGTTGTTCAACTCTTGCTTGCCGTCACCATTGGGTTTGCCGCCGCTGCCTCCATCTCCACCCAGCTTATTGCCGCAATGGTGGGCTTTGGCGTAGCCTGCGGCTTGCACTCCGTTATCAGCGCCCTCATGCCCTCACATTTCACGTCCGGGGAGGGCGTTGGACACGTGCTGGGTTGTCTCCTCTTCGTGACAGGCATAGGGGCGCTAGTGGGACCTCCCGTTACCGGAGCAATAGTAGACTTGTGTCATTCCTATGGCAGCGCCATGGTGTTGTGCATCACCGCGCCTGCGCTCGCCTCCATTCTCAATTTGGCAGCTTACTTCTGTCACCGCCGTCAGCATACACAGACGCGCCCCGGTGTCACGAAACAAATTGTGGCAAGAAGTAATGTTTAG